The Astatotilapia calliptera chromosome 14, fAstCal1.2, whole genome shotgun sequence genome includes a region encoding these proteins:
- the LOC113036394 gene encoding flocculation protein FLO11-like has translation MSATWREDDEELRVGGVKGALKAKTRFSFTEVKLLLEAVKRNRYIILRKFNQGVSAETKKQTWVEITNQINGLGENHREVRQIMKKWADLKCDGKRRIAALRGPNGTTLRKKKLGPVERMVHKILMMSPRGDGDSDLDLGEDDDFSKMCSKGLPSSSSPYSYLSLTDGTHTLSGGPSFEISPLSSPEKELGGDPFHSSSDFDLGDDGEQMMDFDENDDSMFSYPSSVRPPPTSLDPLPDNALMRVKPVYTYSRSSNGQSQTIQNSSSSSRPPPGPSSSSVASTSSGFPLASDSEAASASAVPPPSRSPSTSNRPGSALPAPSSFPPPSSSSAPAAANGASSHPRPSTSIPPPEASSAFSTVTSATISSSSRSQPPPSSSIFPRSAPTSGSSLSDPLPAGASSRRAHEQVAQVASQSLQQQRASRMLLTSVSQSLETLAQSVQLLVESQHEFVQESLQLQRETVDILRDFSNTALTMLRDKASSGQLAHHHHRHHPASHF, from the exons ATGTCAGCCACGTGGCGTGAGGACGATGAGGAACTGAGGGTGGGAGGAGTAAAAGGAGCATTGAAAGCCAAAACGAGGTTCTCCTTCACTGAGGTCAAGCTGCTGCTGGAGGCGGTGAAGAGGAACAGATACATCATCCTCA GGAAGTTTAACCAAGGTGTGTCGGCTGAAACGAAGAAACAGACGTGGGTCGAGATCACCAATCAGATCAACGGTCTGGGAGAGAATCACAGAGAG GTGCGTCAGATCATGAAGAAATGGGCAGACCTCAAATGTGATGGGAAGCGACGCATTGCAGCGCTGCGGGGTCCCAACGGCACAACCCTGAGGAAGAAGAAACTGGGCCCCGTGGAGAGGATGGTCCATAAGATACTGATGATGAGTCCTAGAGGAG ACGGCGACAGCGACCTGGACCTGGGAGAAGACGACGACTTCTCAAAGATGTGCAGTAAAGGGCTACCCTCCAGCAGTTCCCCCTACTCCTACCTCAGTCTGACAGACGGCACTCACACTTTATCAGGAGGACCCTCTTTTGAAATTTCACCTCTCTCCTCACCTGAAAAAGAACTTGGTG GAGATCCTTTCCACTCCTCGTCTGACTTTGACCTGGGTGACGATGGAG AACAAATGATGGATTTTGATGAAAACGACGACTCCATGTTCTCCTACCCTTCCTCCGTCCGGCCACCCCCCACCTCCCTCGATCCTCTGCCCGATAACGCCCTGATGAGGGTGAAGCCCGTCTACACGTACTCCCGAAGCAGCAACGGCCAGAGCCAAACCATCcagaactcctcctcctccagcagaCCTCCACCCggaccttcctcctcctcagtggCTTCCACGTCCTCTGGCTTTCCTTTGGCTTCTGATTCAGAAGCTGCTTCAGCCTCTGCTGTCCCCCCACCATCACGGTCCCCCAGCACCTCCAACAGACCTGGCTCCGCCCTCCCTGCTCCCTCTTCATTCCCTCCTCCATCATCTTCCTCTGCACCTGCTGCAGCCAATGGTGCTTCCTCTCACCCTCGACCTTCTACCTCAATTCCACCACCTGAAGCTTCCTCCGCGTTCTCAACAGTCACCTCTGCCActatttcctcttcttctcgaagccagcctcctccctcctcctccatctttcCACGCAGTGCTCCCACCTCAGGCTCAAGCCTATCGGACCCTCTCCCAGCTGGAGCGTCCTCACGCAGGGCACACGAGCAGGTCGCCCAGGTGGCGTCTCAAagcctgcagcagcagcggGCCAGCAGGATGCTCCTGACCTCGGTGTCTCAGTCTCTGGAGACGTTGGCTCAATCGGTCCAGCTGCTCGTGGAGAGCCAGCATGAGTTCGTGCAGGAGTCCCTGCAGCTCCAGCGGGAGACCGTGGACATCCTGAGGGATTTCTCCAACACTGCACTAACCATGCTGAGAGACAAGGCCAGCAGCGGGCAGCTGGCCCACCATCACCACCGACATCATCCCGCCTCGCACTTCTGA